From Phoenix dactylifera cultivar Barhee BC4 unplaced genomic scaffold, palm_55x_up_171113_PBpolish2nd_filt_p 000366F, whole genome shotgun sequence, one genomic window encodes:
- the LOC103703638 gene encoding multiple organellar RNA editing factor 3, mitochondrial-like: MAALARRSVSSLLSRALASSPPLRSPLSLPSPLHPFRLSIAVLETLHRSPALWAVPARLKTTSGSGYSPLNDPSPNWSNRPPKETILLDGCDYEHWLIVMEFPENPKPSEDEMIAAYVKTLASVVGSEEEAKKKIYSVCTTTYTGFGALISEELSYKVKGLPGVLWVLPDSYLDVPNKDYGGDLFIDGKVIHRPQFRFNERQQTRGRPRPRYDRRRETMQVERREPMQRGGWAQDQRQPNSQQMSENPQQGYQSGQQPMSEQMPQKSQQQYQSEVPREGN; encoded by the exons ATGGCGGCGTTGGCACGACGCAGCgtttcctctctcctctcccgaGCTCtcgcctcctctcctcctctgaggtcgcccctctccctcccttctcctcttcatccCTTCCGCCTCTCCATCGCCGTCCTGGAGACGCTCCACCGTTCGCCGGCGCTGTGGGCCGTGCCGGCGAGGCTGAAGACGACCTCCGGGTCGGGATACTCGCCCCTCAATGATCCTTCTCCCAACTGGAGCAACCGGCCCCCCAAGGAGACCATCCTCCTCGACGGCTGCGACTACGAGCACTGGCTCATCGTAATGGAGTTCCccgaaaaccctaaaccctccgAGGACGAGATGATCGCCGCCTACGTCAAGACCCTTGCCTCTGTCGTCGGGAG TGAGGAGGAGGCAAAGAAGAAGATTTACTCGGTATGCACCACAACTTACACGGGGTTTGGGGCTTTGATCTCGGAAGAGCTTTCTTACAAAGTTAAAG GACTGCCTGGAGTTCTTTGGGTATTGCCGGATTCCTATTTAGATGTGCCCAACAAGGACTATGGAG GGGATCTTTTTATTGACGGTAAGGTCATACATAGACCCCAGTTTCGGTTCAATGAGAGGCAGCAGACGAGGGGCAGGCCACGTCCTCGATATGATAGGCGGAGAGAAACTATGCAGGTCGAAAGAAGAGAACCAATGCAGAGAGGTGGGTGGGCACAGGATCAGAGACAACCCAATTCACAGCAAATGTCTGAGAATCCACAGCAAGGATATCAGAGTGGACAACAACCCATGTCAGAGCAAATGCCGCAGAAATCACAGCAACAATACCAGAGTGAGGTACCAAGGGAAGGGAATTGA
- the LOC103703637 gene encoding nucleoporin nsp1-like — MNSYTGNSSNRGPSSAAASGVSFDSDQFDFGLAAGRSSASRPLRNQNPNPSFTAASASAASRPATSWTHQPARPSWTHQPPAAASSASASAVSRSGIANPPPSMVGDIFGKSWTSAAPTPSSSRLGIPNNNPSLFSDLVGSALGQGRSAAGNVPLKAAAPRNAFSMGNLSDSLPKSTTTAATASTTSNNAPMRPSSRGLADNLGNFSYLNQSGNKIGNPMGGGQPMKSSAWGPPMNAKKDPFGSLMDFGSNPSAKQPISSAKSSKTSSSGSADYTFGAFQNSNSAKMDDFGMPAPSFSAPPLSQQPSPAKGGADPMDMFFSSSVSSAPAARAASEVPGSQPFSEVNDWDLGAEFGGHDDGETTTELEGLPPPPAGVTLLAAKTKGLESYKQGQFADAIKWLSWAAVLIEKSGENDAATEVLSCRASCYKEVGEYKKAIADCSKVLEHNSSNVSVLLQRALLYESSEKYRLGAEDLRMVLKIDPSNRLARSTIHRLNKLAD, encoded by the exons ATGAACTCCTACACCGGAAACAGCTCCAACCGTGGCccgtcctccgccgccgcctccggcgTCTCCTTCGACTCCGATCAATTCGACTTCGGCCTCGCCGCCGGCCGGAGCTCCGCCTCCCGCCCCCTCCGCAACCAGAATCCCAACCCCTCCTTCaccgccgcctccgcctccgccgcctcccGGCCGGCTACCTCGTGGACCCACCAGCCCGCCCGGCCGTCGTGGACCCACCAGccccccgccgccgcctcctccgcctccgcctccgccgtcTCCAGATCTGGCATCGCCAACCCCCCTCCTTCCATGGTCGGCGACATCTTCGGCAAGAGCTGGACCTCCGCCGCCCccaccccctcctcctctcGCCTCGGGATCCCCAACAACAATCCCAGTCTTTTCAGCGATCTCGTCGGATCCGCCCTCGGCCAGGGCCGCTCAGCCGCCGGCAACGTTCCCCTCAAGGCCGCCGCCCCCAGGAACGCCTTCTCCATGGGTAATTTGTCCGATTCCCTTCCCAAATCCACCACCACCGCAGCCACAGCATCCACCACCTCCAACAACGCCCCGATGAGACCCTCCAGCCGGGGATTGGCGGATAATCTTGGAAATTTCTCATATTTGAACCAATCCGGCAATAAGATCGGGAATCCAATGGGCGGCGGGCAACCGATGAAATCATCAGCTTGGGGGCCGCCGATGAATGCTAAAAAGGACCCTTTTGGATCATTGATGGACTTTGGATCGAATCCTTCTGCAAAACAACCGATATCGTCGGCCAAATCCTCCAAAACGTCCAGCAGTGGTAGTGCTGATTACACTTTCGGGGCATTCCAGAATTCCAATTCAGCAAAAATGGATGATTTTGGAATGCCAGCTCCGAGCTTTTCGGCTCCTCCATTATCACAACAGCCTTCTCCGGCCAAAGGTGGGGCGGATCCGATGGATATGTTCTTCTCCTCGTCGGTCTCGTCTGCTCCTGCTGCAAGAGCTGCTTCGGAGGTACCAGGAAGCCAGCCGTTCTCGGAGGTGAATGATTGGGACTTGGGTGCGGAGTTTGGGGGACATGATGATGGTGAGACGACAACAGAGCTAGAGGGGCTCCCGCCACCTCCTGCTGGCGTCACACTCTTGGCAGCCAAAACTAAAGGATTGGAAAGTTACAAGCAGGGGCAGTTCGCCGATGCTATCAAGTGGCTTTCTTGGGCAGCTGTGCTTATAGAAAAATCTGGGGAAAATGATGCTGCCACTGAGGTCTTGTCCTGCAGGGCTTCTTGTTATAAGGAAGTTGGGGAGTATAAGAAGGCCATTGCTGATTGTTCAAAG GTATTGGAGCATAATAGCTCGAATGTGTCTGTGTTGCTGCAACGCGCACTTTTGTACGAGAGCAGCGAAAAGTATAGACTTGGCGCTGAAGATTTGAGGATGGTTCTGAAGATTGATCCCAGTAATCGACTGGCAAGGAGTACTATTCACCGCCTGAATAAGTTGGCTGATTAG